Proteins encoded together in one Piliocolobus tephrosceles isolate RC106 chromosome 15, ASM277652v3, whole genome shotgun sequence window:
- the KCNF1 gene encoding potassium voltage-gated channel subfamily F member 1: protein MDGSGERSLPEPGSQSSAASDDIEIVVNVGGVRQVLYGDLLSQYPETRLAELINCLAGGYDTIFSLCDDYDPGKREFYFDRDPDAFKCVIEVYYFGEVHMKKGICPICFKNEMDFWKVDLKFLDDCCKSHLSEKREELEEIARRVQLILDDLGVDAAEGRWRRCQKCVWKFLEKPESSCPARVVAVLSFLLILVSSVVMCMGTIPELQVLDAEGNRVEHPTLENVETACIGWFTLEYLLRLFSSPNKLHFALSFMNIVDVLAILPFYVSLTLTHLGARMMELTNVQQAVQALRIMRIARIFKLARHSSGLQTLTYALKRSFKELGLLLMYLAVGIFVFSALGYTMEQSHPETLFKSIPQSFWWAIITMTTVGYGDIYPKTTLGKLNAAISFLCGVIAIALPIHPIINNFVRYYNKQRVLETAAKHELELMELNSSSGGEGKTGGSRSDLDNLPPEPAGKEAPSCSSRLKLSHSDTFIPLLTEEKHHRTRLQSCK from the coding sequence ATGGACGGGTCCGGGGAACGCAGCCTCCCGGAGCCCGGCAGCCAGAGCTCCGCGGCCAGCGACGACATCGAGATAGTCGTCAACGTGGGGGGCGTGCGGCAGGTACTGTACGGGGACCTCCTCAGCCAGTACCCTGAGACCAGGCTGGCGGAGCTCATCAACTGCTTGGCGGGGGGCTACGACACCATCTTCTCTCTGTGCGACGACTACGACCCCGGCAAGCGCGAGTTCTACTTTGACAGGGACCCGGACGCCTTCAAGTGTGTCATCGAGGTGTACTATTTCGGGGAGGTCCACATGAAGAAGGGCATCTGCCCCATCTGCTTCAAGAATGAGATGGACTTCTGGAAGGTGGATCTCAAGTTCCTGGACGACTGTTGCAAGAGCCACCTGAGCGAGAAGCGCGAAGAACTGGAGGAGATCGCGCGCCGCGTGCAGCTCATCTTGGACGACCTGGGCGTGGACGCGGCCGAGGGCCGCTGGCGCCGCTGCCAGAAGTGCGTCTGGAAGTTCCTGGAGAAGCCCGAGTCGTCGTGCCCGGCTCGGGTGGTGGCCGTGCTCTCCTTCCTGCTCATCCTCGTCTCGTCTGTGGTCATGTGCATGGGCACCATCCCCGAGCTGCAGGTGCTGGACGCCGAGGGCAACCGCGTGGAGCACCCAACGCTGGAGAACGTGGAGACGGCATGCATCGGCTGGTTCACCCTGGAGTACCTGCTGCGCCTCTTCTCGTCGCCCAATAAGCTGCACTTCGCACTGTCCTTCATGAATATCGTGGACGTGCTGGCCATCCTCCCCTTCTATGTGAGCCTCACGCTCACGCACCTGGGTGCCCGCATGATGGAACTGACCAACGTGCAGCAGGCCGTGCAGGCGCTGCGGATCATGCGCATCGCGCGCATCTTCAAGCTAGCCCGCCACTCTTCGGGCCTGCAGACCCTCACCTATGCCCTCAAGCGCAGCTTCAAGGAACTCGGGCTGCTGCTCATGTACCTGGCAGTGGGCATCTTCGTCTTCTCTGCCCTGGGCTACACTATGGAGCAGAGCCACCCAGAGACCCTGTTTAAGAGCATCCCCCAGTCCTTCTGGTGGGCCATCATCACCATGACCACCGTCGGCTACGGCGACATCTaccccaagaccaccctgggcaagcTCAACGCAGCCATCAGCTTCTTGTGCGGCGTCATCGCCATCGCCCTGCCCATCCACCCCATCATCAACAACTTTGTCAGGTACTACAACAAGCAGCGTGTCCTGGAGACCGCGGCCAAGCACGAGCTGGAGCTGATGGAACTCAACTCCAGCAGTGGGGGCGAGGGCAAGACCGGGGGCTCCCGCAGTGACCTGGACAACCTCCCTCCAGAGCCTGCAGGGAAGGAGGCGCCGAGCTGCAGCAGCCGGCTGAAACTCTCCCACAGTGACACCTTCATCCCCCTCCTGACCGAGGAGAAGCACCACAGGACCCGGCTCCAGAGTTGCAAGTGA